Proteins found in one Deinococcus hopiensis KR-140 genomic segment:
- a CDS encoding methionine ABC transporter ATP-binding protein, which translates to MTPNVTPPPALHFEQVRKTYPGQVTPALRDLNFTVPRGSCTGIIGRSGAGKSTLVRLISGLETPDAGRLFVQGQSMAGLSSRALRQRQVRTGLVFQHFNLLTQRTALGNVTLPLELLGVPRAKREARGRDLLAQVGLGDYTSRYPAQLSGGQKQRVGIARALATDPDLLLADEATSALDPETSAGILTLLTDLQKDRNLTLVIVTHQMEVVRAVTTHVAVLDAGVLVEAGETRHVLSCPQHAVTRALLNAHRPEVSLENGEQLRHLTLPDLSPRTLNALAGLGARIVQAHAHPKGVDAWLALPQGAADVNRHLDRSAHLVEVPA; encoded by the coding sequence GTGACGCCAAACGTCACTCCGCCCCCCGCCCTACACTTTGAACAGGTGCGAAAAACATACCCTGGTCAGGTCACTCCAGCTCTGCGCGATCTGAACTTCACCGTCCCACGAGGCAGTTGCACGGGCATTATCGGACGCAGTGGAGCGGGTAAAAGCACCCTCGTTCGGCTCATCAGTGGGCTCGAAACGCCCGATGCTGGCCGTCTCTTCGTCCAGGGTCAGTCCATGGCTGGGCTGAGCTCCAGAGCCCTGCGGCAACGCCAGGTGCGGACCGGCCTGGTCTTTCAGCACTTCAACCTGCTCACGCAGAGGACCGCCCTCGGCAACGTCACCCTCCCGCTGGAACTGCTGGGTGTCCCCCGCGCCAAGCGTGAAGCGCGTGGACGCGACCTGCTGGCGCAGGTCGGCCTGGGCGACTACACTTCCCGTTACCCAGCGCAACTTTCTGGAGGGCAAAAGCAACGGGTCGGGATCGCCCGCGCGCTCGCGACTGATCCTGACCTGCTTCTGGCCGACGAAGCCACATCGGCCCTGGACCCGGAGACGAGCGCCGGCATCCTGACCCTGCTCACCGACCTGCAAAAGGACCGCAACCTCACCCTGGTCATCGTGACCCACCAGATGGAAGTCGTGCGGGCGGTTACCACGCACGTCGCCGTTCTGGACGCCGGCGTGCTTGTGGAAGCGGGCGAAACACGCCACGTGCTCAGTTGCCCTCAGCACGCCGTGACCCGCGCGTTGCTGAATGCCCACCGTCCGGAAGTTTCGCTGGAAAACGGTGAGCAACTCCGCCACCTCACGCTGCCGGACCTTAGCCCCCGTACCCTGAACGCCCTTGCGGGGCTGGGCGCGCGCATCGTGCAGGCCCACGCGCATCCGAAGGGGGTAGATGCCTGGCTGGCCCTGCCTCAAGGGGCCGCAGACGTGAACCGGCATCTGGACCGCAGCGCACACCTGGTCGAGGTACCCGCATGA
- a CDS encoding aliphatic sulfonate ABC transporter substrate-binding protein yields MSTLSRALLLGAALTLTHQAQAATIFNIGYQKGGLLALLKARGTLDPAKAQGIEFKWSLFTAGPPLLEAANAGAIDFGSVGDTPGVFALAGGADLKYVAVTEAQSDTASAIIVPTNSPIKTVADLKGKRIGLARGSSAHFFAYRALKAAKLTFNDVTIVSLLPPDARPAFESGTIDAWVIWEPFLTTALQATKARVIRDLKGLGRSNSYFLVRSKVTQDAEKRRALQYLLRALDQTADWANKNQAAVITQISEELGLPRSVAAVSVPKSMPFNIRPFRPSDSVPLQRLADTFYEIKILPTPLKIDATRYVPLNFTADR; encoded by the coding sequence GTGTCTACCCTCTCCCGGGCACTGTTACTCGGTGCCGCCCTCACCCTGACCCATCAAGCCCAGGCGGCCACCATCTTCAACATCGGATACCAGAAGGGTGGTCTGCTCGCGCTGCTCAAAGCGCGGGGAACGTTGGACCCGGCCAAAGCACAGGGAATCGAGTTCAAATGGAGCCTGTTCACCGCGGGTCCTCCACTGCTGGAGGCGGCCAACGCCGGTGCGATCGACTTTGGCTCGGTCGGCGACACGCCTGGCGTGTTTGCGCTGGCGGGAGGAGCAGACCTGAAGTACGTTGCCGTGACGGAGGCGCAAAGTGATACCGCGTCGGCCATCATCGTTCCCACCAACTCTCCCATCAAAACGGTCGCCGACCTCAAGGGAAAACGCATCGGCCTGGCCCGGGGATCAAGCGCCCACTTCTTCGCCTACCGGGCTTTGAAAGCCGCGAAGCTCACGTTCAACGACGTCACCATCGTTTCCCTGCTGCCGCCGGATGCGCGCCCGGCGTTCGAAAGCGGCACCATCGATGCCTGGGTCATCTGGGAGCCGTTCCTGACCACGGCCCTGCAAGCCACCAAAGCGCGCGTGATCCGCGATCTGAAAGGGCTGGGGCGCTCAAACAGCTACTTCCTGGTGCGCAGCAAAGTTACTCAGGACGCGGAGAAGCGGCGTGCCCTGCAATACCTCCTGCGTGCCCTCGATCAGACTGCCGATTGGGCCAACAAAAACCAGGCAGCGGTAATCACCCAGATCAGCGAGGAACTCGGCCTTCCCCGCAGCGTTGCGGCGGTGTCCGTTCCCAAATCCATGCCCTTCAATATCCGCCCTTTCCGGCCTTCGGACTCCGTGCCGCTCCAGCGTCTGGCCGATACCTTCTACGAGATCAAGATTCTCCCCACCCCCTTGAAAATCGACGCCACCAGGTATGTGCCCCTGAATTTCACGGCAGACCGCTAA
- a CDS encoding LLM class flavin-dependent oxidoreductase gives MTRSTPQHMKLGAFLMTDGHHIAAWRHPSAPADAHVRFDHFRNLAQKAEAAKFDSIFFADSVAASVDGDGVFSHTSRGAHFEPVTLLSALAAVTSHIGLIATQTTTYNEPYHIARKFASLDQISGGRAGWNLVTSANSREAFNFNRDEHLLHADRYDRAREFAQVVLGLWDSWEDDAFLRDKDRGLFSDPGKVHVLNHEGVHFKVRGPLNVARSPQGRPVIVQAGSSEDGKELAAATADVVFTAQQTLRDAQAFYADLKGRLRTYGRQPEDLKIMPGVLPYVGRTEQEARDKFERIQSLVLPKVGLAQLSNLLGVDLTGYDIDGPLPDLPLTNNNRSRQQLLIAQARRDNLTVRDLYLFVTGGRGHWQLVGTAEQIADELEERFVKGGADGFNVMGPVLPAGLDDFIELVVPELRRRGLFRSEYEGRTLRENLGLPYPHHPAARQQREAQLALT, from the coding sequence ATGACCCGCTCCACCCCACAACACATGAAGCTGGGCGCGTTCCTCATGACGGACGGCCACCACATCGCGGCGTGGCGGCACCCCAGTGCTCCGGCCGACGCCCACGTCCGCTTCGATCATTTCCGGAACCTTGCCCAGAAAGCGGAAGCGGCCAAATTCGACTCCATTTTCTTTGCCGACTCTGTTGCCGCCTCCGTGGACGGTGACGGCGTCTTCAGCCACACCTCGCGGGGCGCGCATTTTGAACCCGTCACCCTGCTTTCTGCGCTGGCCGCCGTCACGTCTCACATCGGCCTGATCGCCACCCAGACCACCACCTACAACGAGCCGTACCATATCGCACGCAAATTCGCCTCACTTGATCAGATCAGCGGTGGACGTGCCGGATGGAACCTCGTGACGTCGGCCAACAGTCGGGAAGCGTTCAACTTCAATCGTGACGAGCACCTGCTCCACGCGGACCGTTATGACCGGGCCCGCGAGTTCGCACAGGTGGTCCTGGGCTTATGGGACAGCTGGGAAGACGACGCTTTTCTTCGGGACAAGGACCGTGGGCTGTTTTCTGATCCTGGCAAGGTGCACGTCCTGAACCATGAAGGCGTTCACTTTAAAGTCCGGGGACCGCTGAACGTCGCGCGCTCTCCTCAAGGCCGCCCGGTCATCGTGCAGGCGGGCTCTTCCGAAGATGGTAAAGAACTGGCGGCGGCCACTGCCGACGTGGTGTTCACCGCTCAGCAGACGTTGCGAGACGCCCAGGCGTTCTACGCCGATCTTAAAGGGCGGCTCAGAACGTACGGCCGGCAGCCGGAGGACTTGAAAATCATGCCGGGCGTCCTGCCCTACGTTGGCCGGACAGAACAGGAAGCGCGGGACAAGTTTGAGAGGATTCAGTCGCTGGTGCTGCCCAAGGTGGGTCTGGCACAACTCTCCAACCTTCTCGGGGTGGACCTGACCGGGTACGACATTGACGGTCCGCTGCCGGACCTGCCCCTTACAAACAACAACCGCAGTCGGCAGCAACTCCTGATCGCGCAGGCCCGGCGGGACAACCTCACCGTCCGTGACCTGTACCTCTTCGTCACGGGGGGGCGGGGGCACTGGCAGCTGGTTGGGACGGCCGAGCAGATCGCCGATGAGCTCGAAGAGCGCTTTGTGAAGGGTGGAGCAGACGGTTTCAACGTGATGGGCCCCGTGCTCCCGGCAGGACTGGACGACTTCATTGAGTTGGTGGTGCCTGAACTGCGGCGGCGGGGCCTGTTTCGTTCTGAGTACGAGGGCCGCACCCTGCGAGAAAACCTGGGGCTGCCTTACCCACACCACCCTGCGGCCCGGCAACAGCGTGAAGCGCAACTGGCCCTCACCTGA
- the istB gene encoding IS21-like element helper ATPase IstB, with the protein MMVVERCREELEALGLPHAASLLESRLDAAAKKELSYADFLADLLRIEVMARDEDSRAKRLKQARLPFLRTLDQFDFAFQPSVDKRLVKELGTLSFAADGQNVILLGPPGVGKTHLAVGLGMTAIQQGESVLFVRAGQLMEDLRKAQALNRLEYRLRYYAKPKLLVIDEFGVWPYDRLAANALFGLIAARYERGSVILTSNKGFADWGEVLGDPVVASAILDRLLHHSHVLNIKGESYRLREKKKSGLFPSALVGIGETGQEVKRR; encoded by the coding sequence ATGATGGTCGTCGAACGCTGCCGGGAGGAGCTGGAAGCGTTGGGCTTGCCGCATGCGGCAAGCTTGCTGGAGAGCCGCCTGGACGCAGCAGCTAAGAAAGAGTTGTCGTACGCGGATTTTCTGGCAGACCTGTTGCGCATCGAGGTCATGGCCCGGGACGAGGACAGCCGTGCGAAGCGGCTGAAACAGGCCCGCCTGCCTTTTTTGCGGACCCTGGACCAGTTCGACTTTGCTTTTCAGCCGAGCGTGGACAAGCGGCTGGTCAAGGAGTTGGGAACCCTGTCGTTCGCAGCAGATGGTCAGAACGTCATCCTGTTGGGACCGCCGGGAGTCGGGAAGACGCATCTGGCGGTCGGGCTGGGGATGACGGCCATCCAACAAGGGGAGAGCGTGTTGTTCGTGCGGGCTGGGCAACTGATGGAGGACCTGCGCAAAGCGCAGGCCCTGAATCGGCTGGAATATCGACTGCGGTACTACGCGAAGCCGAAGCTGCTGGTGATCGATGAATTTGGCGTGTGGCCATATGACCGCCTGGCGGCGAATGCCCTGTTCGGCTTGATCGCTGCGAGGTACGAGCGGGGCAGCGTGATCCTGACGTCGAACAAGGGCTTTGCTGATTGGGGCGAAGTGCTGGGAGATCCGGTAGTGGCGAGCGCCATTCTGGACCGACTGTTGCACCACAGCCACGTGTTGAACATCAAGGGGGAGTCATATCGCCTGCGGGAGAAGAAGAAATCTGGGTTGTTCCCCAGCGCACTGGTGGGGATCGGCGAGACGGGTCAGGAGGTGAAGCGCCGTTGA
- a CDS encoding MetQ/NlpA family ABC transporter substrate-binding protein, which yields MRLTLPLSALILASTASAGTLRVGATPVPAGELLEFVKPILAKQGVELQIREFSDYVQPNVALGEGSLDANLFQHTPYLNAFQQNRPLNIVPVRGVYLPPLGLYSKRVAKVTELRSGATIAIPNDPSNGARALLLLERAGLIRLKPGAGVRAGLTDIVSNVKRLKFRELEAAQLPRSLQDVDAAIVNANYALDIGLSPTKDAIFHEERNSVYVNVLATTRNKAQNPDILKLAAALTSPEARAWLLKKYSGSVIPAF from the coding sequence ATGCGACTGACGCTGCCCCTGTCCGCCCTGATCCTCGCTTCCACGGCCTCTGCTGGAACCCTCCGGGTCGGAGCCACCCCGGTTCCCGCAGGAGAACTGCTGGAATTCGTCAAGCCCATCCTTGCCAAGCAGGGGGTGGAGCTGCAGATCCGTGAATTCAGCGACTATGTTCAACCCAACGTCGCGCTCGGCGAAGGCAGTCTCGACGCCAACCTTTTTCAGCACACGCCTTATCTGAACGCCTTTCAGCAAAATCGGCCGCTGAACATCGTGCCGGTACGGGGCGTCTATCTACCCCCACTGGGGCTTTACAGCAAGAGGGTTGCCAAGGTCACCGAGCTTCGCAGCGGGGCGACCATCGCCATCCCCAATGATCCCAGCAACGGTGCCCGGGCCCTGCTGCTGTTGGAACGGGCTGGACTGATCCGGCTGAAGCCCGGCGCAGGTGTACGGGCGGGCCTCACCGACATTGTCAGCAACGTCAAACGCCTCAAATTCCGCGAACTCGAAGCAGCCCAGTTGCCCCGCTCCCTCCAGGATGTGGACGCGGCGATCGTCAACGCGAATTACGCTCTGGACATCGGCCTGAGCCCAACGAAGGACGCTATTTTTCACGAGGAGCGCAACAGCGTCTACGTCAACGTCCTGGCCACCACCCGGAACAAAGCTCAGAATCCGGACATTCTTAAACTCGCCGCGGCGCTCACGAGTCCCGAGGCCAGGGCGTGGCTCCTGAAAAAATACAGCGGTAGCGTCATTCCTGCGTTCTGA
- a CDS encoding PAS domain S-box protein has product MTLRSTPSPAPQLMTQALEACVVGAVITDAQAEDHPIIYVNPAFERLTGYGSAEILGRNCRFLQGQDRDQPPLEAIRRALAEGRGTTVVLRNYRKDGLLFLNEVTLSPVRDEMGTVTHFVGFQSDVTPSEEAVAGKARAQRTPTSTLDHMADGFASFDPDWNFTSVNDAVATLSGHDRHELIGRSLFQVFPEALHRPIGRALQRARASGLPQRELTFLPEVGRWLDAVAYPTGNGVSLFTRDVSESHDVQEKLRLSEERFSKVFQASPVAIAISRLRDNRFLDANPEFLAQSGYALEEVIGRTWEELGLSMRPEDLRKIEEGLTQRGEVRNLELRIRLRFGEERDNLLSVVPVEIAGEACTVNLIHNVTEQKRAQQALLESEQRYRRTVAELQRTLDISLDMITTIDAEGRFMTVSAACEQMLGYLPEELIGRRSLEFVHPEDRAATVSEERSVVQGRTTTAFQNRYLHKDGRVVWLEWAAVALPGDPLLYCAARDITQRRAAEEDRAYLAAIVEASQDAIIGISLEGQIRSWNTGAERKYGYPAAEAIGQPLTLISPPEYQDEQLQMFRQVKAGQPVEPFESVRVTRDGRRIYVLATLSPIVDASGQVVGVSKVLQDITARKATEDQIRNLNEGLQQQLRHLTGLREVDRAIASSVDLPITLGMVLENVRRQLNADTVTMLLLNPHTLTLECVDLHGRSSAALQGSSVKMGQPLAGQVALSRQPMRMPDLREVGTASGWLETLVQEGFRAYFAVPVIAKGKVLGVIEVFHQDPVTLTSAHWEMLEMLAGQAAIAVDNARLFEELERRNLELRLAYDETIEGWARALDLRDKETEGHSRRVTEMTVDLCRRLDVSAEQLVDIRRGALLHDIGKMGIPDAILLKPGKLTDGEWVEMKKHPGYAVDLLSPIRFLRPALDIPQYHHEKWNGTGYPAGLRGQQIPLWARAFAVVDVYDALTSDRPYRAAWTRERALQHLQAEAGTHFDPQVVQIFLQMLGG; this is encoded by the coding sequence GTGACCCTCCGCTCCACACCTTCGCCGGCCCCCCAACTTATGACGCAGGCCCTGGAGGCGTGTGTGGTGGGCGCGGTGATCACGGATGCCCAGGCGGAAGACCATCCCATTATCTACGTGAATCCGGCGTTCGAGCGCCTCACCGGCTATGGGTCGGCGGAGATCCTGGGGCGCAACTGCCGTTTTCTGCAGGGCCAGGACCGCGATCAACCGCCCCTGGAAGCCATTCGGCGAGCGCTGGCAGAGGGGCGGGGGACCACAGTCGTCCTGCGCAATTACCGCAAGGACGGCCTGCTGTTCCTCAATGAGGTGACCCTCAGCCCCGTACGGGATGAAATGGGCACGGTGACGCACTTTGTGGGATTCCAGAGCGACGTTACGCCGAGCGAAGAGGCCGTGGCGGGCAAGGCACGGGCGCAAAGGACGCCCACCTCCACGCTCGACCACATGGCTGACGGCTTTGCCTCGTTCGATCCGGACTGGAACTTCACCTCTGTCAATGACGCTGTGGCCACCCTCTCGGGCCACGACCGCCACGAGCTGATCGGCAGATCCCTCTTTCAGGTGTTTCCGGAGGCGCTGCACCGGCCCATCGGCCGGGCACTGCAACGTGCCCGGGCTTCCGGATTGCCGCAGCGAGAGTTGACCTTCCTCCCTGAGGTGGGCCGGTGGCTCGACGCGGTGGCTTACCCAACGGGGAACGGCGTCTCGCTTTTCACCCGTGATGTCAGCGAAAGCCATGACGTCCAGGAAAAGCTGCGGCTGAGTGAGGAGCGCTTCTCGAAGGTCTTTCAGGCCAGTCCAGTCGCCATCGCCATCAGTCGGCTGCGGGACAACCGGTTTTTGGATGCAAACCCCGAATTCCTGGCGCAAAGCGGCTATGCGCTCGAGGAGGTGATCGGACGGACCTGGGAAGAACTGGGCCTCTCCATGCGCCCCGAAGACCTCCGGAAGATTGAGGAGGGGCTGACGCAGCGGGGTGAGGTGCGAAACCTCGAGCTCCGGATTCGGTTGAGATTCGGCGAAGAACGTGACAACCTCCTCTCTGTCGTTCCCGTAGAGATTGCTGGAGAGGCCTGTACCGTCAATCTCATCCACAACGTGACGGAGCAGAAGCGGGCACAGCAGGCGCTGCTGGAGAGCGAGCAGCGTTACCGGCGGACCGTGGCGGAGTTGCAACGCACGCTCGATATCTCGCTGGACATGATCACCACCATCGATGCCGAGGGCCGCTTCATGACGGTTAGCGCCGCCTGTGAGCAGATGCTCGGCTATCTCCCGGAGGAACTGATCGGCCGGCGGTCTCTGGAGTTCGTGCATCCTGAGGACCGCGCCGCCACAGTCAGCGAGGAACGGAGCGTCGTTCAGGGCCGAACGACCACCGCATTTCAGAACCGCTACCTGCACAAGGACGGGCGCGTCGTGTGGCTGGAATGGGCCGCGGTCGCCCTGCCTGGCGACCCCCTGCTGTACTGCGCGGCACGGGACATCACCCAGCGCCGCGCCGCCGAAGAGGACCGGGCATACCTCGCTGCCATCGTTGAGGCGAGCCAAGACGCCATCATTGGCATCTCCCTGGAGGGCCAGATCCGCTCATGGAACACTGGGGCGGAGCGCAAGTACGGCTACCCCGCGGCGGAGGCCATTGGTCAACCCCTGACCCTGATCAGTCCCCCGGAATACCAAGACGAGCAGCTGCAGATGTTCAGGCAGGTGAAGGCGGGTCAGCCCGTCGAGCCCTTTGAATCCGTACGGGTGACCCGGGATGGACGGCGCATCTACGTTCTCGCAACCTTGTCCCCCATCGTGGACGCTTCCGGGCAGGTGGTGGGGGTGTCCAAGGTCTTGCAGGACATCACGGCACGCAAGGCCACGGAGGACCAGATCCGCAACCTGAATGAGGGGCTTCAGCAGCAACTGCGTCATCTCACCGGTCTGCGGGAGGTCGACCGTGCCATCGCGTCGAGCGTGGACCTGCCCATCACCCTGGGCATGGTGCTGGAAAATGTCAGACGGCAGTTGAATGCCGATACTGTGACCATGCTGCTGCTCAACCCTCACACCCTGACCCTGGAGTGTGTAGACCTTCACGGGCGGTCCAGCGCCGCACTTCAGGGGTCCAGCGTGAAGATGGGCCAACCTCTGGCCGGTCAGGTGGCCCTCAGTCGCCAGCCCATGCGGATGCCGGATCTCCGGGAAGTGGGAACTGCATCAGGGTGGCTCGAGACGCTCGTGCAAGAAGGGTTTCGGGCCTACTTTGCCGTGCCGGTGATTGCCAAAGGAAAGGTGCTGGGCGTCATCGAGGTGTTTCACCAGGATCCGGTCACGCTCACATCTGCCCACTGGGAGATGCTTGAGATGCTGGCCGGGCAGGCGGCCATCGCCGTGGACAACGCCCGCCTCTTCGAGGAGCTGGAGCGGCGCAACCTGGAGCTGCGTCTGGCGTACGACGAGACCATTGAGGGCTGGGCGCGGGCACTGGACCTGCGCGACAAGGAAACCGAGGGGCATTCTCGACGCGTCACCGAAATGACAGTCGATCTGTGCCGACGCCTCGACGTCTCTGCCGAGCAGCTCGTCGACATTCGCCGGGGGGCGCTGCTCCACGACATCGGAAAAATGGGCATTCCGGACGCCATTTTGCTCAAGCCTGGAAAGCTCACGGATGGGGAATGGGTGGAGATGAAAAAGCACCCGGGCTACGCGGTAGACCTGCTCTCACCGATCCGGTTCCTGCGGCCAGCGTTGGACATTCCGCAGTACCACCACGAGAAGTGGAATGGCACGGGTTACCCGGCAGGTCTGCGGGGCCAGCAAATTCCTTTGTGGGCCAGAGCGTTTGCCGTGGTAGACGTGTACGACGCGCTGACCAGCGACCGCCCCTACCGGGCCGCCTGGACCAGGGAGAGGGCCCTACAGCACCTTCAGGCGGAGGCCGGGACCCATTTCGATCCCCAGGTGGTCCAGATCTTTCTCCAGATGCTGGGGGGCTGA
- a CDS encoding methionine ABC transporter permease, protein MNLAALWPLLWQATLDTLWMVVPAALVAQLLGMVLGVFLTLTRPGGLLPQRLLHRALDAVVNVGRSLPFIILLVLLIPLTRLLTGTSIGSTAAIVPLTVAAIPFVARLVDGALRDVSQGVADAARAMGATTPQVVFKVLLPEARPALIYSFTVMLVSLIGYSAMAGAIGGGGLGDLAIRYGYQRFETGVMIATVTVLLLLVQGVQWVGDRAASRSDHR, encoded by the coding sequence ATGAACTTGGCAGCCCTCTGGCCCCTGCTTTGGCAGGCCACCCTGGATACGTTGTGGATGGTGGTGCCCGCCGCGTTGGTGGCGCAACTGCTGGGAATGGTCTTGGGCGTCTTTCTGACCCTGACGCGTCCTGGCGGTCTGCTCCCCCAGCGGCTGCTCCACCGCGCACTGGACGCCGTGGTGAATGTCGGGCGCAGCCTGCCTTTCATCATCCTGCTTGTGCTGCTCATTCCACTGACGCGGCTCCTGACCGGCACCAGCATCGGTTCCACCGCGGCGATCGTGCCGCTGACCGTCGCGGCCATCCCTTTCGTCGCCCGCCTGGTGGACGGCGCGTTACGGGACGTTTCCCAGGGCGTGGCGGACGCCGCGCGCGCCATGGGAGCCACCACCCCGCAGGTGGTGTTCAAAGTTTTGTTGCCCGAAGCCCGTCCGGCCCTGATCTACAGCTTCACTGTCATGCTCGTCAGCCTGATTGGATACAGCGCGATGGCCGGTGCCATTGGTGGCGGCGGCCTGGGTGACCTGGCCATCCGTTATGGCTACCAGCGCTTCGAAACGGGCGTCATGATCGCCACCGTCACCGTGCTGCTTCTGCTCGTGCAGGGCGTGCAGTGGGTGGGTGACCGCGCCGCCTCCCGCAGCGACCACCGTTAA
- a CDS encoding transposase, whose product MPGRTHSREFKLDIVNQVDGGQKTTAQLCREHALSPSLIHRWRKEVEVRGEMAFTDQAKPDQSLEQRIAELERFCGQLSLENTILKKSLATYRSKQGTK is encoded by the coding sequence ATGCCCGGACGTACCCACAGCCGTGAGTTCAAGCTCGACATCGTGAATCAAGTTGACGGGGGTCAAAAGACGACCGCTCAGCTCTGCCGAGAACACGCTCTCTCGCCCAGTCTGATCCACCGCTGGCGGAAGGAGGTCGAGGTGCGTGGGGAAATGGCTTTCACCGACCAGGCCAAGCCCGACCAGTCGTTGGAACAGCGAATCGCCGAGTTGGAACGGTTTTGCGGGCAGTTGTCGTTGGAGAACACAATCCTAAAAAAGTCGTTGGCGACGTACCGCTCGAAACAAGGCACCAAATGA
- a CDS encoding IS3 family transposase — protein MRGARPKEVSVRRLCELHGVNRSWFYEQQGREEMDADQALSQDIEAVVVEFDGYGYRRVTRELARRGRPVNHKRVLRVMRERRLLCRPKRRYRATTDSNHNEKRFPNLLREVVPVRPDQVWQADLTYVRVRQGFVYLACVLDGFTREVVGWSMSKFLDADLPLAALNNALAARCPAPGLLHHSDQGVQYASRVYVDRLRSAGITPSMSRTGNPYDNAKMESFYKTLKTEEVDLQEYVDLDDARRHIEFFIADLYNRRRLHSSLGYVPPAEFAARYTTAQM, from the coding sequence ATGCGCGGAGCGCGCCCAAAAGAGGTGTCGGTGCGTCGTCTGTGTGAGCTGCACGGGGTTAATCGCTCGTGGTTCTACGAACAGCAGGGCCGGGAGGAGATGGACGCCGATCAGGCGTTGTCCCAGGACATTGAGGCCGTAGTGGTGGAGTTCGACGGATACGGATATCGGCGTGTCACCCGCGAGTTGGCCCGACGAGGCCGCCCAGTGAACCACAAGCGCGTGTTGAGAGTCATGCGGGAACGCCGGTTGCTCTGCCGCCCGAAGCGCCGCTATCGGGCGACAACCGATTCCAACCACAACGAGAAGCGCTTCCCAAATCTGCTACGCGAAGTCGTCCCAGTACGGCCAGATCAGGTCTGGCAAGCCGATCTGACCTACGTGCGAGTCCGCCAAGGCTTTGTGTACCTGGCCTGCGTGCTGGACGGTTTTACCCGTGAGGTGGTGGGCTGGTCCATGTCAAAGTTTCTGGACGCAGATTTACCGCTGGCAGCGCTCAACAACGCGCTTGCAGCGCGTTGTCCTGCCCCCGGTCTGCTGCACCATTCGGACCAGGGCGTGCAATACGCCAGTCGGGTGTACGTGGACCGCTTGCGGTCCGCAGGAATCACGCCAAGTATGTCCAGGACAGGCAATCCCTATGACAACGCCAAAATGGAGAGCTTCTACAAGACCCTGAAGACTGAGGAGGTCGATCTGCAAGAATACGTCGATCTGGACGACGCTCGACGACACATCGAGTTCTTTATTGCGGACCTGTACAACCGTCGCCGACTGCACTCCAGCCTGGGGTACGTTCCACCCGCCGAGTTCGCCGCCCGCTACACTACCGCCCAGATGTGA